Proteins co-encoded in one Accipiter gentilis chromosome 33, bAccGen1.1, whole genome shotgun sequence genomic window:
- the B9D1 gene encoding B9 domain-containing protein 1, whose product MAAAGSPGVFLLAVNGQIESGQFPGFDDLYCKFCFVYGQDWVPTAGLEEGISQITSKSDVAPTTLVWNFPIDITFKSTNPSGWPQIVVSVYGPDFFGNDVVRGYGAVHVPFTPGRHTRTIAMFVPESTSRLQKFTSWFTGRRPEFTDPKVVAQGEGREVTRVRSQGFVTISFNVVTKDMKKLGYDVSPSDMQNPSLVPVTEGIHKY is encoded by the exons ATGgcggccgccggcagccccggcgTCTTTCTGCTGGCGGTCAACGGGCAGATCGAGAGCGGGCAG TTCCCCGGATTTGACGACCTCTACTGCAAGTTCTGCTTCGTCTATGGCCAAGACTGGGTTCCCACAGCG GGCCTGGAGGAGGGCATCTCCCAGATTACCTCCAAGAGCGACGTCGCGCCCACCACACTCGTCTGGAACTTCCCCATTGACATTACCTTCAAGAGCACCAATCCGTCTGGCT GGCCGCAGATTGTAGTGAGCGTCTACGGACCTGATTTTTTTGGAAATGATGTGGTCAGAGGTTATGGAGCTGTTCATGTTCCCTTCACACCTGGGAG GCATACAAGAACCATCGCTATGTTTGTTCCAGAGTCCACATCTAGGCTGCAGAAGTTTACAAG TTGGTTCACAGGGAGACGTCCGGAATTTACTGACCCCAAAGTTGTagcacagggagaaggaagagaag TAACAAGGGTGCGATCTCAAGGCTTTGTGACCATCTCCTTCAACGTAGTGACCAAAGATATGAAGAAGTTGGGCTATGACGTGAGCCCAAGTGACATGCAGAACCCTTCTCTGGTGCCTGTTACGGAAGGGATTCATAAGTATTAA